In one window of Ignisphaera sp. DNA:
- a CDS encoding dihydropteroate synthase-like protein yields MARILIVTSRLAEPIVREAVALSNTRHYVEILVAPVDVAAFLSTDYIAKLLLSRGIKKGDYDYILVPGLARGSGRVVEEAIGIKTFKGCTIAYDLTELLKLEDLSTLSEDSPADDILQKLFIDRNKRLLIEVEEKARLNGFSVGNLHIPLVPPPIRVASEVASAHRVDESLLYKRVVYLIESGADIVSLGFEALEPHPDDVYRIVRFLKREFDVAIAIDTPIPSEISRGVEAGCDMVINIDLTNIDRVVDYVKDVAVAVIPRDPSTGSIPFSSSQRIELLIKTIDYVKSLGVEKILADAVLDPPGSTFNSMIAYHSFKMLHPEIPMFMGIGNVTELVDIDSVGVNALLVLLAQEIGVSIVLTSECSTKTYGSTRETKIATQMAALAKTMKTMPKNLGISLLILKDKKRVKVPLDSDAEIVTATEKDTEYALDPLGIFKIDVNHDEGFIEALYIGRKGKILIRGKTAKAIRDEILSRELVSSLSHAIYLGIELAKAEEALRTGKNCIQELPLFILPKPIELRNSGIKTFARK; encoded by the coding sequence ATGGCTAGAATACTTATCGTTACAAGTAGATTGGCTGAACCTATTGTTAGAGAAGCTGTTGCTCTCAGCAACACTAGACACTATGTAGAGATACTTGTGGCACCTGTTGATGTAGCTGCATTTCTGTCTACAGACTATATAGCTAAACTCTTGTTGAGTAGAGGTATCAAGAAGGGAGATTACGACTATATCCTTGTCCCTGGTCTAGCGAGAGGTTCTGGTAGAGTTGTTGAAGAAGCCATAGGTATAAAGACCTTCAAGGGATGCACAATAGCTTACGATCTTACCGAGCTACTTAAGCTTGAGGATCTGAGTACCTTATCTGAAGATAGCCCTGCTGATGATATTCTTCAGAAACTTTTTATCGATAGGAACAAGAGGTTGTTGATTGAGGTAGAAGAGAAAGCACGTTTAAACGGTTTCTCTGTAGGAAATCTGCATATACCTCTGGTACCTCCCCCGATAAGAGTTGCATCAGAAGTAGCGTCTGCTCATAGAGTCGATGAGTCATTGCTCTACAAGAGGGTAGTGTATCTAATTGAGAGTGGAGCAGATATTGTGAGTCTCGGTTTCGAGGCTCTAGAGCCTCATCCTGATGATGTATATAGGATTGTTAGATTCTTGAAGAGAGAGTTTGATGTAGCTATAGCTATCGATACACCGATTCCTAGCGAGATATCTAGAGGTGTTGAAGCTGGATGCGATATGGTTATAAACATAGACTTAACTAATATCGATAGAGTTGTAGACTATGTTAAAGATGTAGCTGTAGCTGTTATTCCTCGAGATCCTTCAACAGGATCTATACCCTTTAGCTCTAGCCAAAGAATTGAGCTATTGATTAAGACAATAGATTATGTAAAGAGCTTAGGTGTAGAAAAGATTCTGGCTGATGCTGTACTTGATCCTCCTGGCTCTACATTCAATTCAATGATTGCTTACCATAGCTTCAAGATGCTACATCCCGAGATCCCTATGTTCATGGGTATAGGCAATGTTACAGAACTAGTTGATATAGATAGTGTAGGTGTTAATGCACTTCTTGTGCTACTTGCACAAGAGATAGGTGTAAGTATTGTTTTGACTTCTGAATGTAGCACCAAAACCTATGGATCTACAAGAGAAACAAAGATAGCTACACAAATGGCAGCTCTAGCGAAAACCATGAAAACTATGCCGAAGAATCTAGGTATATCTCTTCTCATTCTTAAAGACAAGAAGAGAGTTAAGGTACCTCTAGATAGTGATGCAGAAATCGTTACAGCTACCGAAAAAGATACAGAATATGCTCTAGATCCTTTAGGTATCTTTAAGATAGATGTGAATCATGATGAAGGCTTTATAGAGGCTCTCTACATAGGCAGAAAGGGAAAGATATTGATAAGAGGTAAAACAGCGAAAGCAATACGAGACGAGATACTATCTAGAGAACTTGTTTCATCTCTCTCACACGCAATATACCTAGGTATAGAACTTGCTAAAGCTGAAGAAGCTCTAAGAACAGGTAAAAACTGTATCCAGGAGCTCCCTTTATTCATATTACCGAAACCAATAGAGTTAAGGAATAGCGGTATCAAGACCTTCGCTAGAAAGTAG
- a CDS encoding uroporphyrinogen decarboxylase family protein, with translation METRLGIEEVWRIHRLNFLKCARLEKPMFTPCRINLSQPILNIYREKIIEIINKYPLAFPDYDPEELRFDEESRDIYEDRYTVDVYGTIWRFRIKGFVGIPHRYPLEDLDRVREWSLPDPETGYPIGFADPRPLIPWEELFNYFDKLKERGRLIVFNLHHFLFQKLMDLVPLNKLIPALYRRDEGLLIALNKIAEYKLGLLKVVKRYRGIDVVVFLEDLGAQDSPLIKPHHLREYFLPYYRRFFNEVKSMNAVIYFHSDGNIVPLANVFLEMDVDVLNIQDSANGIDNIASLFRGKVCIDLNIDKEHLILNKSREEILNYIRNAVEKLETESSGLMINIEVYPPAPLEIIAYLAEACYRCCIERK, from the coding sequence GTGGAAACTCGCCTAGGTATTGAAGAGGTTTGGAGAATACATAGACTAAACTTCTTGAAGTGTGCCAGACTTGAGAAACCTATGTTCACGCCATGCAGAATCAATCTTTCTCAACCCATTCTAAACATCTATAGAGAAAAGATCATCGAGATAATCAATAAATATCCTCTAGCTTTCCCTGACTACGATCCAGAAGAGCTGAGGTTTGATGAAGAATCCAGAGACATCTATGAAGATAGATATACTGTAGATGTTTATGGAACGATCTGGAGATTCAGGATAAAGGGGTTTGTCGGTATACCTCATCGCTATCCTCTAGAGGATCTAGATAGAGTTCGAGAATGGTCTCTACCTGATCCAGAAACAGGCTATCCTATAGGTTTTGCTGATCCTAGACCTCTAATCCCATGGGAAGAACTGTTCAACTATTTCGATAAACTGAAAGAACGCGGTCGACTCATAGTCTTCAACCTACATCATTTCTTGTTCCAGAAGCTTATGGATCTAGTTCCTCTAAACAAGCTTATTCCAGCTCTATACAGACGTGACGAGGGGTTGCTTATAGCTTTAAACAAGATTGCGGAATACAAGCTTGGTCTACTTAAAGTGGTTAAGAGATATAGAGGAATTGATGTTGTTGTATTTCTAGAGGATCTAGGTGCACAAGATTCTCCTCTGATAAAGCCGCATCATCTCAGAGAATACTTTCTACCATACTATAGAAGATTTTTCAATGAGGTGAAGAGTATGAATGCTGTTATATACTTCCATAGCGATGGCAACATAGTTCCTCTAGCTAATGTATTTCTAGAAATGGATGTAGATGTGCTGAATATACAGGATAGCGCTAACGGTATAGACAATATCGCTTCCCTATTCAGAGGCAAAGTATGTATAGATCTCAATATCGATAAAGAGCATCTGATTCTCAACAAATCTAGAGAAGAGATCTTGAACTACATCAGAAACGCTGTAGAGAAGCTAGAGACAGAATCAAGTGGATTGATGATCAATATAGAGGTTTATCCACCAGCTCCTCTAGAGATTATAGCTTATCTAGCAGAAGCTTGCTATAGGTGCTGTATAGAAAGAAAGTAG